A portion of the Halobacillus ihumii genome contains these proteins:
- a CDS encoding enoyl-CoA hydratase-related protein, with product MSPLVTLEITDERIGYLTLNRPEAANSLSTALLDELTSVLAEVNRSDVNVLIVTGSGEKAFCAGADLKERAGMSQDEVVRTVEKIGDAIRKLEQVEIPTIAMINGAAYGGGLELALACDIRVLTSNAKVGLTETSLAIIPGAGGTQRLTRLIGLGKAKEMIFTAKPIQADKALTIGLVEGVYTTSELKAETHALAAQIAKNGPIALKQAKKAIQHGSQTDLSTGLEIERMCYKRTIPTEDRIEGLQAFKEKRKPEYTGK from the coding sequence TTGAGTCCATTAGTTACTCTTGAAATCACGGATGAACGAATTGGATACCTTACCTTAAATAGACCTGAGGCCGCGAATAGTCTGTCTACTGCTTTATTAGACGAACTTACGAGCGTACTTGCAGAGGTAAACCGATCTGACGTCAATGTACTCATTGTCACAGGAAGCGGTGAAAAGGCCTTCTGTGCAGGAGCTGACTTAAAGGAAAGGGCCGGGATGTCACAAGATGAAGTCGTTCGAACGGTGGAGAAAATCGGGGATGCGATCCGTAAGCTGGAACAGGTTGAGATCCCAACCATTGCTATGATCAATGGCGCAGCATATGGAGGAGGACTTGAACTTGCCCTTGCCTGTGACATTCGAGTGTTGACTTCTAATGCCAAGGTTGGGCTAACCGAAACGTCGTTAGCGATCATTCCAGGCGCGGGCGGCACGCAGCGGTTGACACGTTTAATCGGCCTAGGGAAAGCGAAAGAAATGATCTTTACTGCAAAACCGATCCAGGCTGATAAAGCACTGACGATTGGCTTAGTTGAAGGCGTTTATACAACTAGTGAGCTAAAAGCTGAAACCCATGCACTTGCTGCGCAAATCGCTAAAAACGGGCCAATTGCGTTAAAACAGGCAAAGAAAGCGATCCAACATGGCAGTCAAACGGACTTGTCTACAGGTCTTGAGATCGAGCGGATGTGTTACAAGCGAACCATTCCGACAGAGGACAGGATCGAAGGATTGCAAGCTTTTAAAGAGAAGCGAAAACCTGAATACACAGGTAAATGA
- a CDS encoding acyl-CoA carboxylase subunit beta — MNETLEHMKEKVSSGGSSKYHEKNNEKGKMFVRERLSQLFDDDLNIEDAFFANCMDGSLPADGVVTGIGKVNGEQVCVMANDSTVKAGSWGARTVEKIIRIQETAMKLEIPMLYLVDSAGARITDQVEMFPNRRGAGRIFHNQIKLSGRVPQICLLFGPSAAGGAYIPAFCDIVVMVDGNASMYLGSPRMAEKVIGEKVTLEEMGGANMHCSVSGCGDVLTKDEPEAIAYARNYLSYFPSNFRHAAKRQEPVKPASLEKTISEIIPDNQNAPFNMYDLIDRLIDEGSFCEIKKKFAPEIITGLTRIDGRTVGIIANQPRAKGGVLFPDSADKSAKFMQLCDAFNIPLLFLVDIPGFMIGTKVERAGIIRHGAKMLSAMSEATVPKISVIVRKAYGAGLYAMAGPAFEPDACIALPSAQIAVMGPEAAVNAVYANKIAELDEADRPAFIKEKHEEYKENIDIYRLASELVVDDIVQPDRLRDDLSLRFEAYSNKNVTFTERKHGVYPV, encoded by the coding sequence ATGAATGAAACATTAGAACATATGAAAGAAAAAGTATCTTCAGGCGGCTCGTCAAAATATCACGAAAAAAATAATGAAAAAGGCAAGATGTTTGTTCGGGAGCGTCTGAGTCAATTATTTGATGATGATTTAAATATTGAAGATGCCTTTTTTGCGAACTGTATGGATGGTTCTCTTCCAGCAGATGGTGTCGTGACAGGAATTGGGAAAGTTAATGGAGAACAAGTTTGTGTGATGGCTAATGATTCTACTGTTAAAGCGGGTTCCTGGGGAGCTCGTACTGTGGAAAAGATTATCCGTATTCAGGAGACGGCGATGAAACTAGAGATTCCAATGCTTTACTTAGTGGATTCAGCTGGAGCGAGGATAACTGATCAGGTTGAAATGTTCCCTAACCGCAGAGGAGCAGGACGTATTTTCCATAACCAAATTAAATTATCCGGGCGTGTCCCGCAAATTTGCTTGCTTTTTGGTCCATCAGCCGCAGGAGGAGCCTACATACCTGCTTTTTGTGACATTGTAGTGATGGTGGATGGTAATGCCTCGATGTACTTAGGTTCACCGCGAATGGCTGAGAAAGTGATTGGCGAGAAAGTGACACTTGAGGAAATGGGCGGTGCTAACATGCATTGTTCTGTTTCTGGTTGTGGAGATGTGCTGACTAAGGACGAACCGGAAGCGATTGCTTATGCAAGGAACTATTTATCCTATTTTCCTTCAAACTTCCGCCACGCAGCTAAACGGCAAGAACCTGTTAAGCCCGCTTCATTAGAAAAGACTATTTCGGAAATTATCCCAGATAATCAAAATGCTCCCTTTAATATGTATGACCTTATCGATCGCTTAATTGACGAGGGATCATTTTGTGAAATTAAAAAGAAATTTGCTCCTGAAATCATTACAGGATTAACGCGAATTGATGGCCGCACCGTAGGGATTATTGCTAATCAGCCGAGAGCGAAAGGCGGTGTATTATTCCCGGATTCTGCCGACAAATCAGCTAAGTTTATGCAGCTTTGTGACGCCTTTAATATTCCGCTGCTCTTCCTAGTAGATATTCCAGGGTTCATGATCGGAACGAAAGTAGAACGGGCAGGGATCATCCGACATGGTGCAAAAATGTTATCAGCGATGAGTGAAGCAACCGTTCCTAAGATCTCCGTGATTGTGCGGAAGGCCTATGGAGCAGGTCTTTATGCAATGGCTGGACCAGCCTTTGAACCAGATGCTTGTATAGCACTTCCTTCCGCACAGATTGCGGTAATGGGACCAGAAGCAGCTGTTAACGCAGTTTATGCTAATAAAATTGCTGAACTTGATGAAGCAGATCGTCCTGCTTTTATTAAGGAAAAACATGAAGAATATAAAGAAAACATTGATATTTATCGGTTAGCGTCAGAATTAGTTGTAGATGATATTGTTCAACCCGATCGCCTGAGGGATGACTTATCTTTACGATTTGAAGCTTATTCAAACAAGAATGTTACATTTACTGAGCGTAAACATGGTGTGTATCCTGTATAA
- a CDS encoding AMP-binding protein codes for MSTYEAAWFPTNEQKQNTRLYKWMKKHGYEDYDAFQKKSTEDITWFWDQAVSELGIEWDQPYSKTLDLSSGIKYPDWFVNGKMNVVDNALDKWAHNDDKKHDIALYWEGDDGEKRSFTYAELYEEVNSFSNGLEKLGLGKGDVVTIYLPMLPETLISMLAVSKIGAIFCPTFSGYKSEAIATRIQAAESKVLITADGFYRRGKSINMKDEADVAADACDSLEHVIVVERTQQNVTWKDKRDLTYNQVKDHNKTYETKSTSADDPYMLIYTSGTTGKPKGVLHTHAGFPIKSAFDAGMCMDVTSEDTIFWYTDMGWMMGPFLVYGGLMNGASIVMFEGTPDYPQPDRLWELVDRYDVTHLGISPTLIRSMIKHGLDWIEKHNLSSLKLIGSTGEPWNPEPWHWLFKHVGHSRVPIFNYSGGTEVSGGIFGNVLVKPIQPVTFNAALPGMDVDVYDDNGQSLVNEVGELVLKQPWVGMTKGFYKDNERYEKSYWSRFEDTWVHGDWVTVDEEGYYTITGRSDDVLNVAGKRLGPAEVESVLVSHDAVIESGVIGVPHEVKGEEAVAFVVLKQEQTTALIDELKDYLAHKLGKALAPKKVFAVQDLPKTRNAKVMRRAIKSAYLNEPSGDLSALENPDAVNEIRSIGQNHPINK; via the coding sequence ATGTCTACATACGAAGCAGCATGGTTCCCTACAAATGAACAGAAACAGAACACACGACTATACAAGTGGATGAAAAAACACGGCTATGAAGATTATGATGCCTTTCAGAAAAAATCAACCGAGGATATCACCTGGTTCTGGGATCAAGCTGTATCGGAACTTGGTATTGAATGGGATCAGCCGTACTCAAAAACACTCGACCTTTCCTCTGGAATTAAATATCCTGATTGGTTTGTAAACGGAAAGATGAATGTGGTTGACAATGCTCTTGATAAGTGGGCTCACAACGATGATAAGAAACATGACATCGCCCTTTATTGGGAAGGTGATGATGGAGAGAAACGTTCATTTACTTATGCTGAACTCTATGAAGAAGTAAATTCCTTTTCTAATGGGTTAGAGAAACTAGGATTAGGAAAAGGCGATGTCGTGACCATCTATTTACCAATGCTTCCAGAGACGCTGATTTCTATGCTGGCCGTTTCGAAAATCGGTGCGATCTTTTGCCCGACCTTTTCCGGCTATAAATCTGAAGCAATTGCGACACGAATCCAGGCAGCCGAATCAAAAGTATTAATTACGGCCGATGGTTTTTACCGTAGAGGTAAATCCATTAATATGAAAGACGAAGCTGACGTGGCTGCAGATGCTTGTGATTCACTCGAGCATGTAATTGTAGTCGAACGTACGCAGCAGAATGTAACTTGGAAGGACAAGCGCGATCTGACCTATAATCAAGTGAAAGATCATAATAAAACATATGAGACGAAATCAACCTCAGCGGATGATCCATACATGCTTATTTATACATCTGGCACAACAGGCAAGCCTAAAGGGGTTCTTCATACACATGCCGGGTTCCCCATCAAATCTGCTTTTGATGCGGGGATGTGTATGGACGTTACTTCAGAGGATACAATTTTCTGGTACACCGATATGGGGTGGATGATGGGCCCATTCCTCGTATATGGAGGTTTAATGAACGGCGCTTCGATCGTTATGTTTGAAGGAACTCCTGACTATCCCCAGCCAGATCGATTGTGGGAGCTGGTTGATCGTTACGACGTGACACACCTTGGTATCTCTCCAACCCTGATTCGATCCATGATTAAGCACGGTCTTGATTGGATAGAAAAACATAACTTATCTTCTTTAAAGCTAATCGGTTCAACCGGAGAACCGTGGAATCCTGAACCATGGCACTGGTTATTTAAACATGTCGGGCATTCCAGAGTCCCTATTTTTAATTACTCTGGTGGAACTGAAGTTTCTGGAGGGATATTCGGAAACGTCCTCGTTAAACCGATTCAGCCCGTAACGTTTAACGCAGCGTTACCAGGCATGGACGTTGATGTGTATGACGACAATGGGCAATCGCTAGTCAATGAAGTTGGAGAGCTCGTTTTAAAACAACCGTGGGTCGGCATGACGAAAGGATTTTATAAAGATAATGAACGATATGAAAAGTCATACTGGAGCAGGTTTGAAGACACTTGGGTTCATGGAGACTGGGTTACGGTTGATGAAGAGGGATACTATACGATCACCGGCCGTTCCGATGACGTATTAAATGTAGCAGGAAAACGTTTAGGACCTGCGGAAGTTGAATCCGTCCTCGTCTCCCATGATGCTGTGATTGAGTCCGGTGTAATTGGGGTTCCTCATGAAGTTAAAGGCGAAGAAGCTGTAGCCTTTGTTGTATTAAAACAAGAACAGACAACGGCTTTGATCGATGAACTCAAAGATTATTTAGCCCATAAACTTGGTAAAGCTCTTGCCCCTAAAAAAGTTTTTGCTGTCCAGGACTTACCTAAAACACGCAATGCTAAAGTTATGAGACGAGCTATTAAATCAGCTTATTTAAATGAACCATCCGGAGACTTGAGTGCCCTTGAGAACCCCGATGCCGTAAACGAAATTCGCTCGATCGGACAGAATCATCCTATAAACAAATAA
- a CDS encoding NAD-dependent epimerase/dehydratase family protein — MRIIVAGGDGFCGWPTALYLSKQGHDVTIVDNLVRRKIDEELNSNSVTPITTLEERVAKWKELTGKEIQTFIGDLNHYDFLREVFRQTNPDAFVHFAEQRSAPYSMIDREHAVYTQSNNVIGNLNVLYAIKEFAPECHLIKLGTMGEYGTPNIDIEEGYIEIEHKGRKDLLPYPKQPGSFYHLSKVHDSHNIMFACKIWGIRATDLNQGVVYGLHTDETKMDPELANRVDYDGVYGTALNRFINQAAIGHDITVYGSGGQTRAFLNIEDTVRCVEIAAENPADQGEFRVFNQFTEWFSVNDLAERVQKIAKEEGLDTKVKKIENPRIEAEEHYYNAVNTKLRDLGLEPHLLTDDVIRDILQVAVDNKDRIIEENVLPSITWK; from the coding sequence ATGAGAATTATTGTAGCAGGGGGAGACGGGTTCTGTGGTTGGCCAACCGCATTGTACCTATCCAAACAAGGACATGATGTAACCATTGTCGATAACTTGGTACGCAGAAAGATTGATGAAGAGTTAAATTCTAATTCTGTAACACCAATTACTACATTAGAAGAACGAGTAGCAAAATGGAAAGAACTGACCGGAAAAGAGATTCAAACGTTTATCGGAGATCTCAATCATTATGATTTTCTTCGTGAAGTATTCCGTCAAACAAATCCGGATGCTTTCGTTCACTTTGCTGAGCAGCGTTCAGCTCCATATTCTATGATTGATCGTGAGCACGCCGTTTACACGCAATCAAATAATGTGATCGGTAACCTAAACGTCCTTTATGCGATTAAAGAATTTGCTCCAGAATGTCATCTCATTAAATTAGGAACAATGGGAGAGTATGGAACACCGAACATTGATATAGAAGAAGGATACATTGAAATCGAACACAAAGGACGGAAAGATCTACTTCCTTATCCGAAACAGCCTGGTTCTTTCTATCATTTATCAAAAGTACATGATAGCCATAATATCATGTTTGCTTGTAAAATCTGGGGTATCCGTGCAACAGACTTAAACCAAGGTGTTGTTTATGGGTTACATACAGATGAAACGAAAATGGACCCTGAACTTGCAAACCGCGTCGATTATGATGGGGTTTACGGAACAGCATTAAATCGTTTTATTAATCAAGCTGCAATTGGTCATGATATTACGGTATATGGCAGCGGCGGACAAACACGTGCTTTTTTAAATATTGAAGATACCGTACGTTGTGTGGAAATTGCTGCAGAGAATCCGGCAGACCAAGGAGAGTTTCGTGTATTTAACCAATTCACAGAGTGGTTCTCCGTCAATGACCTGGCCGAGAGAGTTCAGAAGATCGCTAAAGAAGAGGGGCTTGACACGAAAGTTAAAAAGATTGAAAACCCTCGTATTGAAGCGGAAGAGCATTACTATAATGCAGTAAACACGAAGCTTCGTGATCTTGGTCTGGAACCGCATCTGCTTACAGATGATGTAATTCGTGATATTTTACAGGTGGCTGTGGATAATAAAGACCGTATTATTGAAGAGAATGTTTTACCATCTATAACTTGGAAGTAA
- a CDS encoding glycosyltransferase family 4 protein: MKIAIITETFLPSTDGVVTRLKEAIKYLRKQEHDIIVIAPDLGVTEYEGAIVEGVKTTTMPFYRSKKFSMPQKKVKSLLQKHNPDLVHVVNPAFVGAAGVYYASKLNYPLLASYHTHVPKYLNYYRLYPFVPAVWWYFRKLHNFADLNLCTSKAIQGELHEKNFHNVHVWDRGVAIDHYHPNHKNEAMRERLSDGEPSNKLLVFVGRLAPEKEIEKIKPLLEERDDLSLAIVGDGPNRETLEKTFEGTKTVFTGLLHGDELAQAFASSDALIFPSVTETLGLVILESMASGLPVIAAKSGPTMEQVEDGRTGLLFENENTASMIAAVDRLEDEQLYQYLSKNARKEAEKHSWQKPAKQILDYYYQTLEVYQQNQAKPTKKSKVKVTE, encoded by the coding sequence TTGAAAATCGCCATCATAACAGAGACATTTTTGCCATCAACGGATGGAGTCGTAACAAGACTGAAGGAAGCAATCAAATATTTGCGCAAACAAGAACACGACATTATAGTTATTGCTCCAGACCTGGGTGTAACAGAATATGAGGGTGCGATTGTCGAAGGCGTGAAGACGACGACAATGCCTTTTTATCGTTCGAAAAAGTTTTCAATGCCGCAAAAAAAAGTGAAGAGTCTCCTTCAAAAGCATAATCCTGATTTAGTTCACGTCGTCAATCCTGCGTTTGTTGGAGCTGCGGGGGTTTACTATGCCAGCAAGCTGAACTACCCTTTACTGGCTTCTTATCATACGCATGTGCCTAAGTATTTAAATTATTATCGACTATACCCATTTGTCCCGGCAGTATGGTGGTATTTTCGAAAGCTGCACAACTTCGCAGATTTGAATTTATGCACTTCGAAAGCAATTCAAGGTGAACTACACGAGAAAAATTTTCACAATGTCCATGTGTGGGACAGGGGCGTTGCCATTGATCATTACCACCCCAATCACAAAAATGAAGCAATGCGGGAACGGCTTTCCGACGGTGAACCAAGCAACAAACTTCTTGTGTTTGTTGGAAGATTGGCACCGGAGAAGGAAATTGAAAAGATCAAACCACTACTTGAAGAACGCGATGACTTGTCCCTTGCTATCGTAGGCGATGGCCCGAATAGAGAAACACTTGAGAAAACATTCGAGGGTACAAAAACCGTTTTTACTGGTTTACTTCATGGTGATGAATTAGCTCAAGCCTTCGCTTCTTCTGATGCCTTAATTTTTCCATCCGTGACGGAAACACTAGGACTTGTGATATTAGAATCGATGGCGTCAGGCTTGCCAGTAATTGCAGCGAAGAGCGGACCGACAATGGAACAGGTTGAAGATGGACGTACAGGGTTATTATTCGAAAATGAAAACACAGCTAGTATGATCGCAGCAGTCGATCGTTTAGAAGATGAACAGCTATATCAGTATTTAAGCAAGAATGCACGAAAAGAAGCAGAAAAACACAGTTGGCAGAAACCAGCCAAGCAAATTCTCGACTATTATTATCAAACATTAGAGGTTTACCAGCAAAACCAGGCTAAACCAACAAAAAAATCAAAAGTTAAAGTCACAGAGTAA
- a CDS encoding cytochrome P450 family protein, producing the protein MSSTNGKHETNDQLFSPEFNQNPYPAFSKLRQEDPIHQTLLPNGNFSWIVTRYDDAVTVLKDPRFIKDYTYFLGKEQEEEQSETSIFVKNMLFSDPPDHRRLRGLVQKAFTPKMIEGLRGRIEEITNELLDKVEPNGKMNLIDAFAFPLPIIVICEMLGVPSQDRDKFRTWSNTLVEASNDPEEAAQLQVHMEEFVMYLRQLIAIRRQDPKDDMISKLIQSEEEGDSLSEQELYGVISLLIIAGHETTVNLITNGVFGLLENPEQKQQLINDPSIIESALEEFLRYNGPVEFSTDRWAAEAIELRGKTIAKGDHVIVALDSANRDPEQFDDPDVFDITRGKSKHLAFGKGIHFCLGAPLARLEAEVAVTTLLRRMPDLQLNTTPEKLEWRPGMLMRGLKELPVAF; encoded by the coding sequence ATGTCATCCACCAATGGAAAACATGAAACAAATGATCAGTTATTCTCACCAGAATTCAACCAAAATCCTTACCCAGCTTTCAGCAAACTAAGACAAGAAGATCCTATTCATCAAACGTTATTGCCAAATGGGAATTTTTCTTGGATTGTAACACGTTACGATGATGCTGTAACCGTTCTAAAGGACCCTCGTTTCATAAAAGACTACACGTACTTTCTTGGGAAGGAACAAGAGGAAGAACAGTCAGAGACGAGTATCTTTGTCAAAAACATGCTTTTTTCTGATCCACCTGACCACAGACGATTGCGAGGGCTCGTGCAAAAGGCTTTCACACCGAAAATGATTGAAGGTTTACGAGGAAGAATTGAAGAAATTACTAACGAATTACTTGATAAGGTCGAGCCAAATGGGAAGATGAATTTGATTGATGCTTTTGCTTTTCCTTTGCCGATTATTGTCATTTGTGAAATGCTCGGCGTTCCTAGTCAGGACCGCGACAAGTTTCGGACCTGGTCAAATACACTTGTAGAAGCTTCTAATGATCCAGAAGAAGCTGCACAGCTCCAAGTACATATGGAAGAATTTGTGATGTACCTTAGACAGTTAATTGCTATACGGCGTCAAGATCCTAAAGATGATATGATCAGTAAATTAATCCAATCTGAAGAAGAAGGGGACAGCCTTTCTGAGCAGGAACTTTATGGTGTTATCTCCTTACTGATCATTGCTGGTCACGAAACTACAGTTAATTTAATTACGAATGGAGTATTTGGATTACTGGAAAATCCTGAACAAAAGCAACAATTGATAAACGATCCATCAATAATAGAGTCTGCACTGGAAGAATTCCTTCGTTACAATGGCCCAGTTGAATTCAGTACAGACCGTTGGGCTGCCGAAGCTATAGAATTACGTGGGAAGACCATTGCTAAAGGAGACCATGTGATTGTTGCATTGGACTCAGCCAATCGTGACCCAGAACAATTTGATGACCCAGATGTATTTGATATTACCCGCGGTAAAAGCAAGCACCTCGCGTTTGGAAAAGGAATTCATTTTTGTCTGGGAGCTCCACTTGCCAGATTAGAAGCAGAGGTGGCTGTAACAACATTATTAAGACGTATGCCTGATCTTCAATTGAATACAACTCCTGAAAAATTGGAGTGGCGTCCTGGAATGCTGATGCGCGGTTTAAAAGAATTGCCTGTAGCATTTTGA
- a CDS encoding DUF2512 family protein: protein MKYIKAFFIKLVMMTAILWFFLGVFFGISLTDILITSIGLTMVSFIIGDLLILPKLGNMIATIADMGVAFFGIWLLGSLLFEESVPLGTVSFFLAIAITIGEFVFHGYMKNMILEGLSSREKTTTDLYAEK from the coding sequence ATGAAGTATATAAAAGCATTTTTTATAAAACTTGTGATGATGACTGCAATATTATGGTTCTTTTTAGGGGTTTTCTTTGGAATCTCCCTGACAGACATTTTAATCACAAGCATAGGATTAACAATGGTTTCCTTCATAATAGGTGATTTGCTAATCTTACCTAAGTTAGGAAATATGATAGCGACTATAGCAGATATGGGGGTGGCATTCTTCGGGATTTGGTTATTAGGATCCTTATTATTTGAAGAATCCGTACCGTTAGGAACCGTGTCGTTCTTTTTAGCTATAGCCATTACCATCGGAGAGTTTGTATTCCATGGTTATATGAAGAATATGATTCTCGAAGGTTTATCATCAAGAGAAAAAACAACAACAGATCTATACGCAGAAAAATAA
- a CDS encoding endonuclease I family protein, translating into MNITSDQKKKLLPVTTDQQRMNDLISKLARDKEKVKKDDKAYYDETKDKKVIEQYYSKINFNNLDEDAFLKKLGDLLKETHTNPLSYDPSEYVYPWVDLRPDGDLISIYSGNQRRPEDVMREDYETSLRRQQEVEKLNETDSEQIQSELFRIEKEFKYNCEHAVPQSWFNEQEPMRGDLHHLFTCEPVCNSIRSNYPYYDFTDYTPGNINMERIEESCGKAEEELFEPEFAKGTVARAMLYFLLRYPDQVEQKYQKKIDTELLLNWHQKFQPSLYEKHRNQAIYQLQGNRNPYIDFPEMFL; encoded by the coding sequence ATGAACATAACTTCTGATCAGAAGAAAAAATTACTGCCGGTAACTACTGATCAACAACGTATGAATGATCTTATTTCTAAATTGGCAAGGGATAAAGAGAAAGTAAAAAAAGATGATAAGGCCTATTACGACGAGACAAAGGATAAAAAAGTTATCGAACAGTATTATAGCAAAATTAATTTTAACAACTTAGACGAAGATGCTTTCTTAAAGAAATTAGGGGATCTCCTTAAGGAAACCCATACGAATCCATTGTCATATGATCCAAGCGAATATGTTTATCCATGGGTGGATTTGAGACCAGACGGTGATCTAATCAGTATTTATTCCGGAAACCAGAGGCGTCCTGAAGACGTTATGCGTGAGGATTATGAAACCTCCTTACGCCGCCAGCAAGAAGTAGAAAAATTAAATGAAACAGACAGTGAACAGATTCAGTCAGAACTTTTCCGTATTGAAAAGGAATTCAAATATAATTGTGAGCATGCTGTGCCTCAATCCTGGTTTAATGAACAGGAACCGATGCGCGGTGACCTCCATCACTTATTTACCTGTGAACCTGTATGTAATTCAATTAGATCTAATTATCCTTATTATGACTTTACAGACTATACTCCAGGAAACATAAATATGGAGCGTATAGAGGAATCTTGCGGGAAAGCAGAAGAGGAATTATTCGAACCTGAATTTGCAAAGGGAACTGTTGCAAGAGCAATGCTGTATTTCCTTCTTAGATACCCTGATCAGGTCGAGCAGAAATATCAAAAAAAGATTGATACAGAGCTGTTGCTGAATTGGCATCAAAAATTCCAGCCCTCCCTTTATGAGAAGCACCGAAATCAAGCGATTTATCAACTTCAGGGGAACCGTAATCCATATATTGATTTTCCTGAGATGTTTTTATAA
- a CDS encoding DUF3889 domain-containing protein, whose protein sequence is MNSHYFNTPQVNPSGYHPYISYPFYNYRGYVPYYYRQQPVRGQATWTEGGQVTQCGIPWSENHYMTAAVGENSPYQCGQTLKVRNLASQREVLVTIVDKVPGYPPNKINLHRQAFQTLGGSLDAGVINIEITPSPELEQEKWGKYLLEVTQTAYPGYNVIEYNSVGKTQLSATQIKETYEYILTSPQERIKVRGNVVYNPETDRVISFDIKEV, encoded by the coding sequence ATGAATTCTCATTACTTTAATACGCCCCAAGTCAATCCAAGTGGATATCATCCATATATATCCTATCCTTTTTATAATTACAGGGGCTATGTACCGTATTATTATCGTCAGCAGCCGGTGAGGGGGCAAGCTACTTGGACAGAAGGGGGACAGGTTACGCAGTGTGGGATTCCTTGGTCAGAAAATCACTATATGACAGCAGCCGTTGGAGAAAATTCTCCTTATCAATGTGGGCAGACTCTGAAGGTTAGAAACCTAGCTTCCCAGAGAGAAGTACTGGTAACCATTGTAGACAAAGTGCCAGGATATCCTCCAAATAAAATTAATCTGCATCGTCAAGCTTTTCAAACATTAGGAGGTAGTTTAGACGCGGGTGTGATCAATATTGAGATCACACCATCACCTGAATTAGAGCAGGAAAAATGGGGGAAATATTTATTAGAAGTTACTCAGACTGCCTATCCTGGGTATAATGTAATTGAATATAATTCAGTAGGGAAAACACAATTATCTGCCACACAAATAAAAGAAACCTATGAATATATATTAACGTCCCCACAGGAACGTATTAAGGTGCGAGGAAATGTTGTCTATAATCCTGAAACCGACAGAGTAATTTCATTTGATATCAAGGAAGTATGA
- the tlp gene encoding small acid-soluble spore protein Tlp, whose amino-acid sequence MAKPDDRSNNKERIEKNIGHTLQNMDEANDYVKAHSEEMSQEEMNQIQEKNQRREDSIESLREEIKDEGK is encoded by the coding sequence ATGGCAAAACCAGACGACCGTTCTAATAATAAAGAAAGAATTGAAAAGAATATTGGTCACACTTTGCAAAATATGGATGAAGCAAACGATTATGTTAAAGCACATTCTGAAGAAATGAGCCAAGAAGAAATGAACCAAATTCAGGAAAAGAATCAACGCCGTGAAGACAGCATTGAAAGTTTGCGTGAAGAAATCAAGGATGAAGGCAAGTAA
- a CDS encoding CHY zinc finger protein — translation MCKHHPFVKGVNVDQHTKCAHYHTDVDIIAIKFYCCNDYYACYFCHQEVSNHNVSKWPKSRWSERAILCGSCKHELTISEYMASTNCPHCESRFNEKCSNHFHLYFEMTEPPSDTTCHS, via the coding sequence ATGTGCAAACACCATCCTTTTGTTAAGGGAGTAAACGTTGATCAACATACAAAATGTGCCCATTATCATACAGATGTCGATATTATCGCGATTAAATTTTACTGCTGCAATGACTATTATGCTTGCTATTTTTGCCATCAGGAAGTTTCAAACCATAATGTTTCAAAGTGGCCGAAAAGCCGCTGGAGTGAACGAGCTATTCTATGTGGAAGCTGTAAACATGAATTAACCATTTCTGAATATATGGCTTCTACAAATTGTCCTCATTGTGAAAGCCGCTTTAATGAGAAATGCAGTAATCACTTTCATCTTTACTTTGAGATGACAGAGCCACCTTCAGACACCACGTGCCATTCGTAA